A stretch of the Glutamicibacter sp. JL.03c genome encodes the following:
- a CDS encoding alpha/beta fold hydrolase: MTSTERPQVVLLHGVGLDHTMWQPLREHLSHEIVALDLPGHGGQPPLRTEQDLASLSADVLARLDTRAPVHLVGFSLGALIAQHLARFAPQRVRTLTAVNSVCRRTADEAAAVEQRLATAGTDFAQGIDRAIQRWFPSGETAVDQRIIEATRRTLAGNDVESYVHAYAVFARGDREIAGELSGIIQPALAITGELDPGSTPQMSRRLAESIPDCRLRIIPGARHMLPVENPVALAGELNKFFSDNEGKQA; encoded by the coding sequence ATGACAAGCACCGAGCGCCCGCAGGTAGTCCTGCTGCACGGAGTGGGACTGGACCACACCATGTGGCAGCCCCTGCGCGAGCACCTGTCGCACGAGATTGTGGCCCTGGATCTTCCGGGGCACGGCGGGCAGCCGCCCCTGCGCACCGAGCAGGACCTGGCGAGCCTGTCGGCCGATGTGCTGGCGCGCCTGGACACCCGGGCCCCGGTGCACCTGGTCGGCTTCTCGCTCGGCGCGCTGATCGCCCAGCATCTGGCACGCTTCGCTCCGCAGCGGGTGCGCACCCTGACCGCGGTCAACTCGGTCTGCCGGCGCACCGCCGATGAGGCCGCCGCCGTGGAACAGCGCCTGGCCACCGCCGGCACGGACTTCGCCCAGGGCATCGACCGCGCCATCCAGCGCTGGTTCCCTTCAGGGGAAACCGCGGTGGACCAGCGGATCATCGAGGCCACGCGGCGGACCCTGGCCGGCAATGACGTCGAATCCTATGTGCACGCCTATGCGGTTTTCGCCCGCGGCGACCGCGAGATCGCCGGAGAGCTGTCCGGCATTATCCAGCCGGCCCTGGCCATCACCGGGGAATTGGATCCCGGATCCACCCCGCAGATGTCCCGCCGGCTCGCCGAGTCCATCCCCGACTGCCGGCTGCGCATCATCCCCGGGGCCAGGCACATGCTGCCGGTGGAGAATCCGGTGGCACTGGCCGGCGAATTGAACAAATTTTTCAGCGACAATGAAGGGAAACAGGCATGA
- a CDS encoding amino acid synthesis family protein — MNYRKLVTIVEEIATEGGRPVDPVAKVAIVAAVFDNPWAGQGFVEDLNEGIDAVASELGALLAPRVIEALGAPLEAYGKAAIVGLEGEIEHGSALIHTLKFGNHFRDAAKATTLLPAVEKRGPAGVQFDIPLKHFTDATIRSHHQSVEVKVSDAPHPGEILIALAAATRGRPQQRLAPLSTEQ, encoded by the coding sequence ATGAACTACCGCAAGCTAGTGACCATCGTCGAGGAAATCGCCACCGAAGGCGGACGCCCGGTTGATCCCGTGGCCAAGGTGGCCATTGTCGCCGCCGTGTTCGATAACCCCTGGGCCGGACAGGGCTTCGTCGAGGACCTGAACGAGGGCATCGATGCGGTCGCTTCAGAACTCGGCGCACTGCTGGCCCCACGGGTGATCGAAGCCCTGGGCGCACCGCTCGAGGCCTATGGAAAGGCCGCCATTGTGGGCCTGGAGGGCGAAATCGAGCACGGTTCGGCACTGATCCACACGCTGAAGTTCGGCAACCACTTCCGCGACGCGGCCAAGGCCACCACCCTGCTTCCGGCAGTGGAGAAGCGCGGGCCAGCCGGGGTGCAGTTCGACATCCCGCTCAAGCACTTCACCGATGCGACCATCCGCTCGCACCACCAGAGCGTGGAAGTCAAGGTCTCCGACGCCCCGCACCCGGGCGAGATCCTGATCGCACTGGCTGCCGCCACCCGTGGCCGCCCGCAACAACGACTGGCCCCGCTGTCCACCGAACAGTAG
- a CDS encoding long-chain-fatty-acid--CoA ligase, with translation MSTSNITLSVAAILAEGATRYPGLNAITMNGQSTTYRELWDETRAYAGALKEQGISEGDRVAVLIPNVTDFARTYYAILSLGATVVPIHALLKAREISYVLEDAEAKLLICAAGLLGEGAKGAQHSGVRLMSVMDPDASAGNRLEDFAAQATPITTYLPRRAEDIATILYTSGTTGKPKGALGTHLALIEQTHSTLLNTMDIRQGDKLFGGLPLFHTFGQTCVLNTGLRIGAEVMLLPKFTAEAALDLVLEADIDVFFGVPTMYVALLEAGAQREGTPKRLRYAISGGASLPLSVLTAFEQRFGSRIYEGYGLTETSPVACFNHVGREPRPGTVGTPVWGVDVEIADPAYPDEIRLLPRGELGELVVRGHNLFAGYLNRPDATAQAVVDGWFRTGDLGTKDEDGYLRILDRTKDMILRNGYNVYPREVEEVLTSHPEISNAAVYGVPDEKHGQEIVASVTLKAGSSLSPEQLGAWAQEQMAAYKYPRHIQIVERFPLGPSGKILKRELVAQFKGD, from the coding sequence ATGAGCACTTCCAATATCACCCTCTCGGTGGCTGCAATCCTCGCCGAGGGCGCCACCCGCTATCCCGGCTTGAACGCCATCACCATGAATGGGCAGAGCACCACCTACCGGGAACTCTGGGATGAAACCCGGGCCTACGCCGGAGCGCTGAAAGAGCAGGGCATATCCGAGGGCGACCGGGTCGCGGTGCTCATTCCGAACGTCACCGATTTTGCCCGGACCTACTACGCCATCCTGTCCCTGGGCGCCACCGTGGTGCCGATCCACGCGCTGCTCAAGGCCCGCGAAATCTCCTACGTGCTCGAAGACGCCGAAGCGAAGCTGCTGATCTGCGCCGCCGGGCTGCTGGGCGAAGGCGCCAAGGGCGCGCAGCACTCCGGGGTCCGTCTGATGTCCGTCATGGACCCGGATGCCAGCGCCGGGAACCGGCTTGAAGATTTTGCCGCCCAGGCAACCCCGATCACCACCTACCTGCCGCGCCGGGCCGAGGACATTGCCACGATCCTCTATACCTCGGGCACCACCGGCAAGCCCAAGGGCGCCCTGGGCACCCACCTGGCCTTGATCGAGCAGACCCACTCCACGCTGCTGAACACCATGGACATCCGCCAGGGCGACAAGCTCTTCGGCGGCCTGCCGCTGTTCCACACCTTCGGCCAGACCTGCGTGCTGAACACCGGCCTGCGCATCGGCGCCGAGGTGATGCTGCTGCCCAAGTTCACCGCCGAAGCGGCCCTGGACCTGGTGCTGGAGGCGGACATCGACGTGTTCTTCGGCGTTCCGACCATGTATGTGGCCCTGCTGGAGGCCGGTGCCCAGCGCGAAGGCACTCCGAAGAGGCTGCGGTATGCCATCTCGGGCGGCGCCTCGCTGCCGCTGTCGGTGCTCACCGCCTTCGAGCAGCGCTTCGGTTCGCGGATCTACGAGGGCTACGGGCTGACCGAAACCTCCCCGGTGGCCTGCTTCAACCATGTGGGGCGCGAACCGCGGCCGGGCACCGTGGGCACCCCGGTGTGGGGCGTCGACGTGGAGATCGCCGATCCGGCCTACCCCGATGAAATCCGCCTGCTGCCCCGCGGGGAACTGGGCGAATTGGTGGTGCGCGGGCACAACCTCTTCGCCGGCTACCTCAACCGCCCCGACGCCACCGCACAAGCCGTGGTGGATGGCTGGTTCCGCACCGGGGATCTGGGCACCAAGGACGAGGACGGCTACCTGCGGATCCTGGATCGCACCAAGGACATGATCCTGCGCAATGGCTACAACGTGTACCCTCGCGAAGTCGAAGAGGTGCTCACCAGCCACCCGGAGATTTCCAATGCGGCGGTCTACGGGGTGCCAGATGAGAAGCATGGCCAGGAGATCGTCGCCTCGGTGACGCTCAAGGCCGGGTCTTCGCTGAGCCCCGAGCAGCTAGGCGCCTGGGCCCAGGAGCAGATGGCTGCCTACAAGTACCCGCGGCATATCCAGATCGTCGAGCGGTTCCCGCTGGGCCCCTCGGGCAAGATCCTCAAGCGCGAGCTGGTCGCGCAGTTCAAGGGAGACTAG
- a CDS encoding tautomerase family protein, whose protein sequence is MPLIDISIAKGRSEQQLRSFIAAVHQAAVDTVDAADENITVIVREVEHEHWSRGNQTIAERR, encoded by the coding sequence ATGCCACTGATCGATATCTCCATCGCCAAGGGCCGCAGCGAGCAGCAGCTGCGCAGCTTCATCGCCGCGGTGCACCAGGCCGCGGTTGACACCGTCGACGCCGCCGACGAAAACATCACCGTCATCGTGCGCGAAGTCGAGCACGAGCACTGGTCCCGCGGCAACCAGACCATCGCCGAACGCCGCTAA
- a CDS encoding polysaccharide lyase family 1 protein yields the protein MSSISKKLPVLSGAVAALALAATGAQGAVAQPAQPAEASVFMTTDQAPGWASQNGGTTGGAGADERSTYTVANRQELMAALDNHGERDQPKVIYVSGRIQGNQAADGTLLGEQDYAPGYDVSKYLSCFGEDGTWSDQSHEYCGQQRRARVTGSNALKRQAEISIPSNTTLVGLGGDAGFVQSNLMLHLAHNVVLRNLSLEAPVDYFSSWDPWDGEDGAWNARFDAISSVTSTNIWVDHVTLGDGRFLDRDAPTGPNGAPMNRHDGLFDMKDGTDFVTLSNSHLLNHDKTMLIGSGDDNADTDAGRLRVSIIGNYFEGIQERAPRVRYGQVHVANNYFQGRVKDPDSPVTSTAAGGYHYFLGLGYQSQVFSERNAFDYTGPGADASVAVYLWNANNFHDEGSWFNQQPADLDAIAAGQYAQRAAQASGDPLPDWAAQGFSNQLDWTPPYGFTAMDTASGVKHHAKTATGAGVLEVGAP from the coding sequence GTGTCATCAATTTCAAAGAAGCTCCCAGTACTCTCGGGTGCGGTCGCCGCACTGGCCCTGGCCGCAACGGGAGCTCAAGGCGCCGTGGCGCAACCCGCCCAGCCAGCGGAAGCCAGCGTTTTCATGACCACCGACCAAGCCCCGGGCTGGGCCTCGCAGAACGGCGGCACCACCGGCGGCGCCGGCGCCGACGAGCGGTCCACCTACACCGTGGCCAACCGCCAGGAGCTGATGGCGGCCCTGGATAACCACGGGGAGCGCGACCAGCCGAAGGTCATCTACGTTTCCGGGAGAATCCAGGGCAACCAGGCCGCCGACGGCACCTTGCTCGGGGAGCAGGACTACGCACCGGGCTACGACGTGTCCAAGTACCTGAGCTGCTTCGGCGAGGACGGGACCTGGAGCGACCAGAGCCACGAGTACTGCGGCCAGCAGCGCCGCGCCAGGGTCACCGGCAGCAATGCGCTCAAGCGCCAGGCGGAGATCTCCATTCCGAGCAACACGACCCTGGTGGGCTTGGGCGGGGATGCCGGCTTCGTCCAGTCCAACCTCATGCTGCACCTGGCCCACAACGTCGTGCTGCGCAACCTGTCTCTGGAAGCCCCGGTCGACTACTTCTCCTCCTGGGATCCATGGGACGGCGAGGATGGCGCCTGGAATGCCCGTTTCGATGCGATCTCCTCGGTCACCTCCACCAATATCTGGGTGGACCATGTGACCCTGGGCGATGGACGGTTCCTTGACCGCGATGCCCCCACCGGCCCCAACGGCGCCCCGATGAACCGCCACGACGGCCTGTTCGACATGAAGGACGGCACCGACTTCGTCACGCTGAGCAACTCCCACCTGCTCAACCACGACAAGACCATGCTGATCGGCTCCGGGGACGACAATGCGGACACCGACGCCGGACGGCTGCGGGTGAGCATCATCGGCAACTACTTCGAAGGCATCCAGGAACGCGCCCCGCGCGTGCGCTACGGCCAGGTGCACGTGGCCAACAACTACTTCCAGGGCCGGGTGAAGGACCCCGACTCCCCGGTCACCAGCACCGCGGCCGGCGGATACCACTACTTCCTGGGCCTGGGCTACCAGTCGCAGGTCTTCTCCGAGCGCAACGCCTTCGACTACACCGGGCCCGGGGCCGACGCTTCGGTCGCGGTCTATCTATGGAACGCCAACAACTTCCACGACGAGGGATCCTGGTTCAACCAGCAGCCCGCCGACCTGGATGCGATCGCCGCCGGGCAGTACGCGCAGCGCGCAGCCCAGGCCAGCGGCGACCCGCTGCCTGACTGGGCCGCACAGGGATTCAGCAACCAGCTCGACTGGACCCCGCCCTACGGCTTCACCGCGATGGATACTGCCAGCGGCGTGAAACACCATGCCAAGACCGCCACCGGCGCCGGGGTGCTGGAGGTCGGCGCGCCCTAG
- a CDS encoding aldehyde dehydrogenase, protein MSERYLHFINGEHVAPSEDRFFTSTNPATLEELYEAARGTAEDVDRAVKAAHRAFTSHSWSSLSATARGHLLRRLGDLVGQNAEQLARFESLDNGKLLREMRGQLATLPEYLYYYAGLADKVQGSQIPSMNPAILNYTQREALGVVGAITPWNSPLTLTISKIAPALAAGNTVVIKPSEYTSRTVLLLAELADQAGFPAGVINVVTGFGAEAGAALVAHPLLAKISFTGSTATGSSIAAQAASRFIGCTLELGGKSPNIVFDDANVDNAAMGVVAGIYAAAGQTCIAGSRVFAHKSIYDELLEKVVNRAKSIIIGDPLAEATELGPLAFADQLAKVSSYVQIGAGEGATVLAGGSRPDGLELPGYFFSPTVLTDVTNDMRVVREEIFGPVAAIMPFEHEDELLAAANDTEYGLAAGVWTQNLARAHRMARRLEAGTIWVNTYRAMSPMSPRQGFKSSGVGIEHGLESMNEYTRLKSIWINTDESPVADPFVMRA, encoded by the coding sequence ATGAGCGAGCGCTACCTGCATTTCATCAACGGCGAGCACGTTGCTCCCAGCGAAGATCGTTTCTTCACCAGCACCAATCCGGCCACCCTTGAGGAACTCTACGAGGCCGCCCGCGGCACGGCCGAAGACGTGGATCGGGCCGTCAAGGCCGCGCACCGTGCCTTCACCTCCCACTCCTGGAGCTCGCTGAGCGCGACCGCACGCGGCCACCTGCTGCGCCGGCTGGGCGATCTGGTCGGGCAGAATGCCGAGCAGCTGGCCCGCTTCGAGTCCCTGGACAACGGCAAGCTGCTGCGCGAGATGCGCGGCCAGCTGGCCACCCTGCCCGAATACCTCTACTACTATGCAGGACTGGCCGACAAGGTGCAGGGCTCGCAGATCCCGAGCATGAACCCGGCCATCTTGAACTACACCCAGCGCGAGGCACTGGGCGTGGTCGGGGCCATCACCCCGTGGAACTCGCCGCTGACCCTGACCATCTCCAAGATCGCCCCGGCCCTGGCCGCCGGCAACACCGTGGTCATCAAGCCCAGCGAGTACACCTCGCGCACCGTGCTGCTGCTGGCCGAACTGGCCGACCAGGCTGGCTTCCCGGCCGGCGTCATCAACGTGGTCACCGGCTTCGGCGCCGAGGCCGGCGCCGCACTGGTCGCCCATCCGCTGCTGGCCAAGATCTCCTTCACCGGGTCCACCGCCACCGGCTCCTCCATCGCCGCGCAGGCCGCCAGCCGCTTCATCGGCTGCACCCTGGAACTGGGCGGCAAGTCGCCGAACATCGTGTTCGACGATGCCAACGTGGACAACGCGGCCATGGGCGTGGTGGCCGGCATCTATGCCGCCGCGGGCCAGACCTGCATCGCCGGCTCCCGCGTCTTCGCCCACAAGTCCATCTACGACGAACTGCTGGAAAAGGTCGTGAACCGCGCCAAGTCCATCATCATCGGCGACCCGCTGGCCGAGGCCACCGAGCTGGGCCCGCTGGCCTTCGCCGATCAGCTGGCCAAGGTCTCCTCCTATGTCCAGATCGGCGCCGGGGAAGGCGCCACCGTGCTGGCTGGCGGCTCGCGGCCCGACGGATTGGAACTGCCCGGCTACTTCTTCTCCCCCACGGTGCTCACCGACGTCACGAACGACATGCGCGTGGTGCGCGAGGAGATCTTCGGCCCGGTGGCCGCGATCATGCCCTTCGAGCATGAAGACGAGCTGCTGGCCGCGGCCAATGACACCGAGTACGGGCTGGCGGCCGGCGTCTGGACCCAGAACCTGGCCCGCGCCCACCGCATGGCCCGCCGGCTGGAGGCTGGCACCATCTGGGTGAACACCTACCGGGCCATGTCCCCGATGTCCCCGCGCCAGGGCTTCAAGAGCTCCGGGGTGGGCATCGAACACGGCCTGGAGTCGATGAACGAGTACACCCGGCTGAAGTCCATCTGGATCAACACCGACGAATCCCCGGTCGCCGACCCCTTCGTCATGCGCGCCTAA
- a CDS encoding VOC family protein, with translation MPGAREPRAEPCWADLLTSDLGSAVEFYSRLFGWRFIDGPEARAEGYLPAYLEDQLVSGLVHNERDSGAHDVWTTYLNVADVHAATFAARLHGGTVHLKPLEIPEQGTLAMISDPEGMGVGLFQAFDAGELHSARRHGTRIWSELHTKHFDAVARFYREALGWELSTVSDAPEFRYCTLGQGSEALAGIFDIAGQGPEAHAGWRTYFAVDDADSSVALAESLGGAVIREPQDSFFGRMAVLQDATGAEFSIIQPTQYRT, from the coding sequence ATGCCGGGAGCCAGGGAACCGCGGGCCGAACCTTGCTGGGCGGATCTGCTCACCAGCGATCTGGGCAGTGCCGTCGAATTCTATTCACGCCTCTTCGGCTGGCGCTTTATCGATGGCCCCGAGGCCCGCGCGGAAGGATACCTGCCGGCCTACCTCGAAGACCAGCTGGTTTCCGGCCTCGTGCACAACGAGAGGGACTCGGGTGCGCACGATGTCTGGACCACCTATCTGAATGTGGCCGACGTCCATGCGGCCACCTTCGCCGCGCGGCTGCATGGCGGCACGGTCCACCTCAAGCCGCTGGAGATCCCCGAGCAGGGGACGCTGGCGATGATCAGCGACCCCGAGGGCATGGGCGTTGGCCTGTTCCAGGCTTTTGATGCCGGCGAACTGCACTCCGCGAGGCGCCACGGCACCCGCATCTGGAGCGAGCTGCACACCAAGCATTTCGACGCGGTGGCGCGCTTCTATCGCGAGGCCCTGGGCTGGGAGCTGAGCACGGTTTCCGATGCGCCAGAGTTCCGCTATTGCACCCTGGGCCAGGGCTCGGAGGCGCTGGCCGGAATTTTTGACATCGCGGGCCAGGGCCCGGAAGCGCACGCCGGATGGCGGACCTATTTTGCGGTCGATGACGCGGATTCGAGCGTGGCGCTCGCCGAGTCCCTGGGAGGGGCGGTCATCCGGGAGCCGCAGGATTCCTTCTTCGGGCGCATGGCCGTGCTGCAGGATGCCACCGGCGCCGAGTTCTCGATCATCCAGCCAACGCAATACCGGACCTGA
- a CDS encoding LLM class flavin-dependent oxidoreductase — protein MRFSLFLHMERYDNSLSHEEHFQNLVELAQMAEAGGFSTVWIGEHHSMEYTASPSPIAQLAYLAARTSTIRLGSGTIIAPFWNPIRAAGELALLDVISGGRAEVGVARGAYQFEFDRVAGGLPATDGGKAMQELIPAMQKLWEGDYAHDGEVWQFPTSTSVPKPVQKKLPVWVAARSPESHDYAVANGCHVMVTPLMKGDEEVEDLMGKFETAIANHPERTDRPDIMVLRHTYVHSADEPEAWRPAADAISKFYRTFDAVFGNKAPAVDGFFEPSPVQKFEGRPEFAAESLHQTAMIGTPAEIIERLHHYAELGVTEYSFWNDNSMSHEQKKRSLQLFIDEVVPNFAKK, from the coding sequence ATGCGCTTTTCCCTCTTCCTCCACATGGAACGCTACGATAATTCGCTGAGCCACGAGGAGCATTTCCAGAACCTGGTCGAACTGGCCCAGATGGCTGAAGCCGGCGGCTTCAGCACCGTCTGGATCGGCGAGCACCACAGCATGGAATACACCGCCTCGCCGAGCCCGATTGCGCAGCTGGCCTATCTGGCGGCCAGGACCTCCACCATCCGGCTGGGCTCGGGCACCATCATCGCCCCGTTCTGGAACCCGATCCGCGCGGCCGGCGAGCTGGCCCTGCTGGACGTCATTTCCGGCGGCCGCGCTGAAGTCGGCGTGGCCCGCGGCGCGTACCAGTTCGAATTCGACCGCGTGGCCGGCGGCCTGCCGGCCACCGACGGCGGCAAGGCCATGCAGGAGCTGATCCCGGCCATGCAGAAGCTGTGGGAAGGCGACTACGCGCACGATGGCGAGGTCTGGCAGTTCCCGACCTCCACTTCCGTGCCCAAGCCGGTGCAGAAGAAGCTTCCGGTCTGGGTAGCCGCACGCAGCCCGGAATCCCACGACTACGCGGTCGCCAACGGCTGCCATGTCATGGTCACCCCGCTGATGAAGGGCGATGAGGAGGTCGAGGACCTGATGGGCAAGTTCGAAACCGCCATCGCCAACCACCCTGAACGCACCGACCGCCCGGACATCATGGTGCTGCGCCACACCTATGTGCACAGTGCCGATGAGCCCGAGGCCTGGCGCCCGGCCGCCGATGCCATCTCGAAGTTCTACCGCACCTTCGACGCGGTCTTCGGCAACAAGGCGCCGGCCGTGGACGGCTTCTTCGAGCCGAGCCCGGTGCAGAAGTTCGAGGGCCGGCCGGAATTCGCCGCGGAATCGCTGCACCAGACCGCGATGATCGGCACCCCGGCCGAGATCATCGAGCGCCTGCACCACTACGCCGAACTAGGTGTCACCGAGTACAGCTTCTGGAATGACAACTCCATGAGCCACGAGCAGAAGAAGCGCTCGCTGCAGCTGTTCATCGATGAGGTTGTCCCGAACTTCGCCAAGAAGTAG